GGGGGCGAATTTCCGTTTGCGGACAAATTTCACAATACAATCTCATCGAACCGGAAATGGGACCCCGGATGATGGGAGGTTTTATTGGCAAGCGGTTGCACATGCAGGGATTCCTGGTGGGCGATTTCGCTGATCAACACGCCGAGGGATTGCAACAGATGTCGGTCTGGCTAAAGGAAGGTAGGCTCAATTACCGGGAAGATATTGTCGAAGGATTGGAAAACGCGCCACAGGCATTTATCGGCATGCTGCGAGGTAATAATATTGGCAAACGACTGGTGAAATGTAATGGGAGTTGACATGGCACAAAATGTATCACGGGTGAGCAGAGCTACCGCAGAGCCGCCCAATCTGCTATTCATTTTAACGGACCAACAGCGCCAGGATGGCGTGGGATGTTATGGCAAAAAGGGCGTTATAACACCCAATCTGGACCGGTTGGCATCGGAAGGAATGCGATTTGACAGAGCTTATGCCGCACAACCCGTCTGTGCGCCAAATCGCGGCACAATTTTCTCGGGCCTTTATCCGCACAATCACGGCGTGCTCGAAAACACATGGGATATAGATCCAGAAATACCGCTTTTTCCCGATTTCCTCAAAGCTGTGGGATATCGGTGTGCCTACTTTGGCAAATGGCACCTGGGAGATCCATCGAGAGACGCATGGGAGACAATGCCCACATATCCCCGCGACGGCCGAGGACAAGGGCATTATTACACTATTGACGAAAAAAAAGTGTATCAAACGGATGTACTGGCACAAGACGCCATTGATTTTATTCGCAAAGAGGACACACGTCCATTCTGTGCTTATGTATCCTATTATCCTCCCCATCCACCTTATTCTGTCCCCGAAAAATACGAAGCACTTTATCAAAAACTCTACCCTGAGGACGAAAAACGGCGCAAATACTACGCGATGTGTACAGCGATTGACGATGCAGTTGGCGACCTGTTGAAAACACTCGATGATAGTGGAATTACAGACAATACCCTCGTCATCTTTACCTCCGAACACGGTCACCTCTTTGACCACCGGTGGAATGACCACAGCAAACGCCTCTGTTATGATACTGTCGCGCGCATCCCCCTGCTCATGCGATTCCCCGCAGCAATTGCCAGCGGTAGAATCGGCGAAATCCTCATCAGTTCGGTCGATTTGATACCGACGATCCTCGGCCTCCTGGGATATGCAGTCTCCGAGGACCTCGATGGTATAGACCTCAGCGATTCAATCCGACAGGGTGGCAAAACAGGACGCGAGGCACTTGTCATAGTAAATACGCCATTTATCGATAAAAAAGGCGAAGGCCCCAATCAGCCCGAACTCGATAAAGGAGAAGAGCGGTGTGTAGTCTCAGACGATTGGAAACTGATTTTGTCAACCGTGCGAAAACCCGAACTGTATCACATGCCCAGCGACCCGGGTGAACGGCAAAACCGCTGGCAAGAGATGGCAAGCTCTGAAACCGTTGCAAATTTAAAAACCCACCTGCAAGCCTGGGCAGACAAAACAAGAGATAAACTCGCCCCAATCTTATTGGCGAAAATATGAACATTTAACTGGAGTAGATTTATGGATTATGTCAATTTTGGTACAGCAGGTGTAAAAGTAAGTCGGCTGGCACTGGGCCTGGGCTTTCGCGGACAGGCAGACGAAGCGGAAGGACAAAGAGTTATTGAGAGAGCGATAGACCTGGGCATAAATTTGATCGACTGCGCCAACACCTATGGTCCCGGAGATGATCGCACGCATATCGGGCGTTCAGAAGTCGTGTTGGGCAAAGCTCTGAAGGGCAAACGGGACGATGTGGTAATCACCTCGAAAGTATTTAGCCGCATCGGCACGGGACCAAATGATCAGGGTCTATCCCGCTATCACATCATGCGGGAAGTGGAACGCTCACTGAACCGATTGGACACCGATCATATCGACGTGTATCTCGTACATAACTTCGATGAATCGACACCGATTGAAGAAACCGCACGCGCACTGGACGATCTGGTACATCAGGGCAAGGTGCGCTATATCGGGTGTTGCAACCATTCGGCATGGCAAGCGTGCAAAGCACTCTGGATTCAACACGCACTGAATCTGGTACCTTATATGTGCATGCAAAATCCATACAATCTGCTACATCGCGCATTGGAGCGGGAAATTTTTCCCTTTGTGCGAAGCGAGGGTCTGGGAGTAATGGTTTACAGTCCATTAGCCGTGGGACTATTGAGCGGGTTTTACAAACCCGACGCACTCCCCCCTGAAGGTTCGCTGTGGGCAAAACGCCGAATGGCGCAATACGAAACCATGATGGCGGGCGCAGAGGAAAAAGTGCTGACAACCCTGTTTGATATAGCAAATGAACTGGACAAAACGCCGGGGCAAGTCGCCCTATCCTGGGTCCTGTCGCATCCCGAAGTAACCGTGGCAATTACAGGTGGCGACACCATCGCGCATTTGGAAGACAATATCGGGGGCGTGGGATGGGTTCTGGATGCCGCATTGCGAGATAAATTGGACGCTGTTTCCGTGAATTTGGAATCCGGACGATAGGTTTGTATTGGGAATGACCATAATAAGAACATTCTGGCTACATCTGCTATTGGCAGTTATCGCACTGGCATTGTGGGACACGCCGGTCATAAAACCATTTCGCGTCTTTGTGGTGTGGATACACGAAATGGGCCATGCGAGTATGGCGATTGCAACAGGCGGTGAAGTAGAGGAACTGCGCGTACGGTGGAATGAATCGGGGCATGTGATCAGTCGAGGGGGAATATTTCCACTCATCAGTTCAGCGGGTTATGTGGGATCGGCCTTTCTCGGTGCATTGCTAATTTATACGGGCCGATGGCTGGGCACACAAAGAATATTGCTCGGATTGATCGGTATTCTGCAAATTGGAATGGCTGCACTGTACACGCCATTTGGGACACTCGATTTCTGGTTTGGCGCGACCTGTGGACTCGTACTGATTGTCGTAACGATTCGATTTGGTCGCTTATCACATGTGTTGGCAACGTGGATCGGTATTGTCCTGTGTTTGTACAGTTTGTACGATTTTCGCACGGATTTGTGGATGCAGACAGAACGCACCGATGCAGGGATATTGGCTCGGTATTTCGGCATAGAGATATTGGCATATCCAATTGCATTTGTTTGGGCAGCCATTTCAATTTATGTCATGTACAGGGCGATGCGGGGATTAATCCGCCACAAGATACAAAATGGCACTGAGGCATCATCTAACCAGACCGCGGAGTATTATTCACAAGATTAATTAACACAAGGAGAAACGCGATGAGCGAGCAAGTTCTGCTGGCAAAATTGACGCGACGAGAATTTCGGGAAGCACTGGAACGCGGAGAATTTCAAACGGCGATTATTCCAGTGGGAAGCAACGAGC
The Gemmatimonadota bacterium genome window above contains:
- a CDS encoding sulfatase-like hydrolase/transferase, producing MAQNVSRVSRATAEPPNLLFILTDQQRQDGVGCYGKKGVITPNLDRLASEGMRFDRAYAAQPVCAPNRGTIFSGLYPHNHGVLENTWDIDPEIPLFPDFLKAVGYRCAYFGKWHLGDPSRDAWETMPTYPRDGRGQGHYYTIDEKKVYQTDVLAQDAIDFIRKEDTRPFCAYVSYYPPHPPYSVPEKYEALYQKLYPEDEKRRKYYAMCTAIDDAVGDLLKTLDDSGITDNTLVIFTSEHGHLFDHRWNDHSKRLCYDTVARIPLLMRFPAAIASGRIGEILISSVDLIPTILGLLGYAVSEDLDGIDLSDSIRQGGKTGREALVIVNTPFIDKKGEGPNQPELDKGEERCVVSDDWKLILSTVRKPELYHMPSDPGERQNRWQEMASSETVANLKTHLQAWADKTRDKLAPILLAKI
- a CDS encoding aldo/keto reductase — protein: MDYVNFGTAGVKVSRLALGLGFRGQADEAEGQRVIERAIDLGINLIDCANTYGPGDDRTHIGRSEVVLGKALKGKRDDVVITSKVFSRIGTGPNDQGLSRYHIMREVERSLNRLDTDHIDVYLVHNFDESTPIEETARALDDLVHQGKVRYIGCCNHSAWQACKALWIQHALNLVPYMCMQNPYNLLHRALEREIFPFVRSEGLGVMVYSPLAVGLLSGFYKPDALPPEGSLWAKRRMAQYETMMAGAEEKVLTTLFDIANELDKTPGQVALSWVLSHPEVTVAITGGDTIAHLEDNIGGVGWVLDAALRDKLDAVSVNLESGR
- a CDS encoding M50 family metallopeptidase, with amino-acid sequence MTIIRTFWLHLLLAVIALALWDTPVIKPFRVFVVWIHEMGHASMAIATGGEVEELRVRWNESGHVISRGGIFPLISSAGYVGSAFLGALLIYTGRWLGTQRILLGLIGILQIGMAALYTPFGTLDFWFGATCGLVLIVVTIRFGRLSHVLATWIGIVLCLYSLYDFRTDLWMQTERTDAGILARYFGIEILAYPIAFVWAAISIYVMYRAMRGLIRHKIQNGTEASSNQTAEYYSQD